In the Garciella nitratireducens DSM 15102 genome, AAAAAAAGAAAAATAGGATGGTTCATTCCATCCTATTTTAAACTATTTATTAATGATTCTTCCTACATAAAAGAAAGGAATTCCTACTTTGTCCTTTAAATTTATTTTTTTAGGAGAAGTCATTACTATTGTAGTACAGGGGCCTGCAGATTTTTCTATATCAATCTCTAAAGAAGAAAATCTTTCAAAATGTCCATTTAAATATTGGGCTAATTTTCTACATTCTCCAGCAATTCCTTGAGATCCAACAGGAATAATATCTCCTATTTCTTCTATCTTTAGTATCTGTTTTAAAACTTTACAATCTGCAATTTCTCCTTGGTCCTTTAAAATTTCATTTCCTACTTTAGGCACCCCTATTGCATAAATATAATCTCCCACCTTTGTCCTTCCCATTCTTAAATTTTTTCTTTCACAAACTCCCACACCAGATACCCCTAAAGCTGTTTGTTGTGTCTTCATATTTTTTTCTGTACTTATGGTAATAGGAATATCAAACAAATTGACTCGAGTTAATTCCTCTCTCATTCCCTTTAAGATCTGAGATCCTGTAGGTTCAGGTTCATTACAAATAGCAGCAGTCAATGCTACAAGTCTCGCTCCTATAGATAAAATCTCCATTATTACTACCCTTGTAGTGTATTGCCCTACATTATAAGGAGATATCTTTACTTGATCCAACTTTTTATTTCCAATCGCGCCACAAGAATCACAAGCAATCACTAAAAATTTATCTTCTGTTAATGGTAGAAAATCCACATCTCTATAATGTTTTATCATCAGAAAACACATCCATTTGTTGTATTACTTTTGATTTTTCCAATCCTTTATAAAGAATAATAGATAAGACTACGTTAGCAATACTTCCTACCAGTAAAGGAAATACCATTGCTATAAAAAATCCCATTCCATACCCAGGCATCAAAGCAAGTATGGCAGGAGAAGCCACTCCATTCAATAAAGATCCTATCACTCCTCCTGCAATGATTCCTATCTTCTTTACCATCCAAGAATATAAAATTACGATAAATGCCATTTCCATTGCAATCAAAAGATGTACAGGAAGAGTGAGGGGAAATCCTGCATAAGCAGAGGTAATCATATGCCCTACAAAACCAATAACCGCGCCAGACGTTCCTCCTAAAAGCAGTCCTCCAAGATAAGCAGGCATAGAATCAAAAGCTATCGTCCCTGTAGGACTTGGAACTTTGATATACGCCCCTACCACACTTAAAGCAAGAAACATGGCCATAAAAGTTAGCTTTTTCAAGTGAAAATTCATAAAAGATCACTCCTTTTTAAAATATTTAGAATAAAAAAAGTCTGCAGCTTTCACTGCAGACTTTACCATCGTCTCGCTCTGTTTATATCAAACAATCGCTATACAAATAGGCAGGTCTCCTGGCTCTTGGTTCATCACAATTCCTCCCCTTCCCAACTGTCTCAAAACAGAGGTGGTCTTTTGAGGATGCTCTCCAATTACAGTGGCGGGACCGCTCAGGACTTTCACCTGAATTCCCTATTCTCCCAACTTTTGGGCACCTACTTGTACTTATTCTATTTTTAATTTTATTCTAGTAAATTTTTCCTCGATTGTCAATATAAACTTTTTACACTTTTATAATTTTTAAGAAATTTTAAGAAACAAGAATAAAATTTAAAAAGTATCAACCCCCTAAAGTAATATCCTGCTTTTGATACCATTCTAAAGCCTTATAAAGATGTTGCAGTTCAAAATCCGGCCAATAATCTTCTACCACAAAGAAATCTGCATAAATAGATTGTATTGGTAAAAAACCGCTTAATCTCCTTCGACCTCCCCATCGGATAATCAAATCTATCCTTGAAACCTCTGATGAAGCAATATTCTTTAAAAGTTCTTGTCTAGAATAAACATTACTGTTTTTCAATCCTT is a window encoding:
- a CDS encoding AIR synthase related protein; this encodes MIKHYRDVDFLPLTEDKFLVIACDSCGAIGNKKLDQVKISPYNVGQYTTRVVIMEILSIGARLVALTAAICNEPEPTGSQILKGMREELTRVNLFDIPITISTEKNMKTQQTALGVSGVGVCERKNLRMGRTKVGDYIYAIGVPKVGNEILKDQGEIADCKVLKQILKIEEIGDIIPVGSQGIAGECRKLAQYLNGHFERFSSLEIDIEKSAGPCTTIVMTSPKKINLKDKVGIPFFYVGRIINK
- a CDS encoding ECF transporter S component, with product MNFHLKKLTFMAMFLALSVVGAYIKVPSPTGTIAFDSMPAYLGGLLLGGTSGAVIGFVGHMITSAYAGFPLTLPVHLLIAMEMAFIVILYSWMVKKIGIIAGGVIGSLLNGVASPAILALMPGYGMGFFIAMVFPLLVGSIANVVLSIILYKGLEKSKVIQQMDVFSDDKTL